In the Mauremys mutica isolate MM-2020 ecotype Southern chromosome 13, ASM2049712v1, whole genome shotgun sequence genome, one interval contains:
- the LOC123347315 gene encoding olfactory receptor 14A16-like, producing MSNQTTHFLLLGFSDIWELQILHFVVFLVIYLAALMGNLLIITVVVLDHHLHTPMYFFLVNLSIIDLGSISVTIPKSMANSLINSRSISYAGCVIQVFFLIFLIGTDFSLLTIMAYDRYIAICQPLHYESVMNRRSCVQMAASAWIGGILYAALHTGNTFAVTFCAGNIVDQFFCEIPQLLKLACSDLYLREIGALIFTACIVLSCFGFIIVSYVQIFNTVLRIPSEQGRHKAFSTCLPHLTVVSLFVFTGIFAYLKPTSSSASGLDLVVAVFYSVVPPMMNPVIYSMRNKEIKSSLRRLTVGRLFIKN from the coding sequence atgtccaaccaaacgaCCCATTTCCTTCTCCTTGGATTCTCAGACAtttgggagctgcagattttgcactttgtggtgttcCTGGTGATTTACCTTGCAGCCCTGATGGGGAACCTTCTCATCATCACAGTCGTAGTCCTCGACCACCATCTTCACactcccatgtacttcttcctggtgaACCTGTCCATTATAGACCTCGGCTCCATCTCCgtcaccatccccaaatccatggccaattcCCTAATCAACTCCAGATCAATTTCCTATGCTGGATGTGTCATCCAAGTCTTTTTCCTCATCTTCTTGATAGGAACAGATTTTTCCCTTCTCACCATCATGGCGTATGACCGATAcatcgccatctgccaaccactgcactatgagagtGTGATGAACAGGAGatcttgtgtccaaatggcagccagtgcctggatcgGTGGAATTCTATATGCTGCACTGCACACTGGGAACACATTTGCAGTAACTTTCTGTGCAGGCAACATagtggatcagttcttctgtgaaatcccccaacTCCTCAAACTTGCCTGCTCTGACTTGTACCTCAGGGAAATTGGGGCTCTCATCTTTACTGCATGCATAGTCTTAAGTTGTTTTGGTTTTATAATTGTGTCGTATGTTCAGATATTCAAcacagtgctgagaatcccctctgagcagggccggcataaagccttctccacctgccttcctcacctcactgtggtctctttgtttgttttcactggcatctttgcctacctgaaacccacctccagctcagcatCAGGTCTGGATCTCGTGGTGGCTGTTTTCTATTCTGTGGTGCCTCCTATGATGAATCCggtcatctacagcatgaggaacaaggagatcaaatCTTCATTGAGGAGACTGACTGTGGGGAGGTTATTCATCAAGAAttaa
- the LOC123347314 gene encoding olfactory receptor 10A7-like, translated as LDTCYTSTILPRMMASFLANEYVISVNGCFLQYYFFTWLAGSECCLLSVMSYDRYVAICKPLQYVTHMNGKFCLQLAAGSWINGMVASAIVTSLMSRLIFCGPNEIDHLFCDFTPVTKLSCSDTHPIELVTLVLASIFTLPPFLLTLISYVCIIITILRIPSTTGRQKAFSTCSSHLIVVIIFYGTLNIVYLSPKTPTLRDLNKVFSIFYTVLTPLVNPIIYSLRNKNVKEALAHVRSECVVLTRVQRIHANF; from the coding sequence ttggacaCCTGCTACACTTCCACCATCCTGCCTAGGATGATGGCCAGTTTCCTGGCAAATGAATATGTCATTTCAGTAAATGGCTGTTTCTTGCAATATTATTTCTTTACCTGGCTAGCAGGATCTGAGTGTTGTCTCTTGTCTGTCATGTCTTATGATAGATATGTAGCGATATGCAAACCACTGCAGTATGTAACTCATATGAATGGCAAATTCTGCCTCCAGCTAGCAGCAGGGTCTTGGATCAATGGGATGGTGGCTAGTGCCATAGTAACATCTTTGATGTCACGTTTAATATTCTGCGGccccaatgaaattgaccatttattttgTGATTTCACCCCAGTGACTaaactctcctgcagtgacactcACCCGATCGAACTTGTCACTTTAGTCCTGGCCTCCATATTCACCCTGCCCCCATTTCTATTGACTCTCATCTCCTACGTTTGCATCATCATCACGATCCTGAGAATTCCATCTACCACTGGGAGGCAAAAAgcattttccacctgctcctcccacctcattgtggtgaTCATTTTCTATGGGACCCTGAATATTGTGTACCTGTCTCCAAAAACCCCCACTCTGAGAGACCTGAACAAAGTCTTCTCCATCTTCTACACAGTTCTGACTCCTCTAGtcaaccccatcatctacagcctgagaaataaaaatgtcaagGAGGCTTTGGCGCATGTTAGGAGTGAGTGTGTGGTCTTGACAAGAGTTCAGAGAATCCATGCTAATTTTTAA
- the LOC123348734 gene encoding olfactory receptor 14A16-like, translating to MSNQTTLTEFLLLGFSDVRELQILHFVVFLVIYLVGLMGNLLIITVVALDHHLHTPMYFFLMNLSIIDLGSISVTIPKSMINSLMNTRLISYPGCVAQVFLFVVFIAADLALLTIMAYDRYVAICQPLHYERVMNGRSCVHMAASAWITGIVYSAMHTGNTFKLPFCQSNVINQFFCEIPQLLKITCFDSYLSEVGLLAFSVFLSLNCFVFIIVSYVHIFKAVLRIRSEQGRRKAFSTCLPHLIVVSLFLCTGFFEYLKPTSSSASGLALMMGVLYSLVPPVMNPIIYSMRNKEIKAALKKLIVWRLFTKD from the coding sequence atgtccaaccaaaccaccctgaccgagttccttctcctgggattctctgacgttcgggagctgcagattttgcactttgtagTATTTCTAGTGATTTACCTGGTAGGCCtgatggggaatcttctcatcatcacagtcGTAGCCCTCGACCAccatcttcacacccccatgtacttcttcctgatgaatctgtccattatagaccttggctccatctctgtcaccatccccaaatccatgatcaattccctcatgaacaccaggtTGATTTCTTATCCTGGATGTGTCGCCCAAGTCTTTCTCTTCGTAGTCTTCATTGCAGCTGATCTTGCCTTACTCACCATCATGGCGTACGaccgatatgtcgccatctgccaaccactgcactatgagagagTGATGAATGGGAGATCTTGTGTCCatatggcagccagtgcctggattacTGGTATTGTCTACTCTGCAATGCACACTGGAAATACCTTCAAGTTACCCTTCTGCCAGTCCAATGTCATcaaccagttcttctgtgaaatcccccagctacTCAAGATCACCTGCTTTGACTCGTACCTCAGTGAAGTTGGGCTTCTTGCCTTTAGTGTGTTTTTAAGTttaaactgctttgtttttattattgtgtCTTATGTTCACATCTTCAAAGCAGTGCTGAGAATccgctctgagcagggccggcgtaaagccttctccacctgcctccctcacctcattgtggtctcTTTGTTTCTTTGCACGGGCTTCTTTGAgtacctgaaacccacctccagctcagcatCAGGTCTGGCTCTCATGATGGGTGTTCTCTATTCCCTGGTGCCTCCAGTGATGAATccaatcatctacagcatgagaaacaaggagatcaaagctgcATTAAAGAAACTGATTGTTTGGAGGTTATTCACCAAAGATTAA